Proteins encoded together in one Falco biarmicus isolate bFalBia1 chromosome 4, bFalBia1.pri, whole genome shotgun sequence window:
- the IP6K1 gene encoding inositol hexakisphosphate kinase 1 isoform X4 gives MFAEGLNGRKYTPQPTSCSFVLRFLWVAELPLLLPTVHSGVVSVCFEGDSDGYINLVAYPYVENEALEQDDMPERDQPRRKHSRRSLHRSSSGTEHKEEKPGLASDSTESSIQEMKSPRVDLHIHSDVPFQMLDGNSGLSSEKISYNPWSLRCHKQQLSRMRSESKDRKLYKFLLLENVVHHFKLPCVLDLKMGTRQHGDDASEEKAARQMKKCEQSTSATLGVRVCGMQVYQLDTGHYLCRNKYYGRGLSIEGFRNALYQYLHNGIELRKDLFEPVLAKLRSLKAVLERQASYRFYSSSLLIIYDGKDSRAGMFVERRPEMRLKRVDSSLPESLQDGGSMEPSSSAQPKVDVRMIDFAHSTFKGFRDDPTVHDGPDMGYVFGLESLINIMEQMREENQ, from the exons ATGTTTGCTGAAGGACTGAACGGAAGGAAATACACCCCTCAGCCTACCAGCTGCTCTTTTGTCCTTCGTTTCCTGTGGGTGGCAGAgcttcccctgctgctgccgaCTGTTCACTCAG GTGTGGTATCTGTCTGTTTTGAGGGGGACAGCGACGGCTACATTAACCTGGTGGCCTATCCCTACGTGGAGAATGAGGCTCTGGAGCAGGATGATATGCCAGAGAGGGACCAGCCACGACGCAAGCACTCACGTCGGAGCCTTCACAGATCAAGCAGCGGCACCGAGCACAAGGAGGAAAAGCCTGGCCTGGCCAGTGACAGCACTGAAAG CAGCATCCAGGAAATGAAGAGTCCCAGGGTGGACTTGCACATCCATTCAGATGTTCCATTTCAGATGTTGGACGGGAACAGCGGTCTGAGCTCTGAAAAGATCAGCTATAACCCCTGGAGCCTGCGCTGTCataagcagcagctgagccGCATGCGATCAGAGTCCAAGGACCGAAAACTCTACA AGTTCCTTTTGCTGGAGAACGTGGTGCATCACTTCAAACTTCCCTGTGTACTTGATCTGAAGATGGGGACCAGGCAGCATGGAGATGATGCATCTGAGGAGAAGGCCGCTCGGCAGATGAAGAAGTGTGAACAGAGCACTTCGGCCACCTTGGGTGTGCGCGTGTGTGGGATGCAG GTCTATCAGCTGGATACAGGGCATTACTTATGCAGGAATAAATACTATGGACGCGGTCTTTCCATTGAGGGCTTCCGCAATGCCCTCTACCAGTATCTCCACAATGGCATTGAGCTGCGCAAGGACCTCTTTGAGCCTGTCCTCGCCAAACTGCGAAGCCTGAAGGCGGTTTTGGAGAGACAGGCCTCCTACCGCTTCTACTCCAGCTCCCTTCTCATCATTTACGATGGGAAggacagcagggcagggatgtTTGTGGAGCGCCGGCCAGAGATGCGCCTGAAGCGGGTTGACAGCTCTCTCCCAGAGAGCCTTCAGGATGGTGGCAGCATGGAGCCCAGCTCCTCAGCCCAGCCTAAGGTGGACGTGCGTATGATTGACTTTGCACATAGCACGTTCAAAGGCTTTCGCGATGACCCCACTGTGCATGACGGACCTGACATGGGTTATGTGTTCGGGCTGGAAAGCCTTATCAACATCATGGAACAGATGCGTGAGGAAAACCAGTAG
- the IP6K1 gene encoding inositol hexakisphosphate kinase 1 isoform X3 → MLCPPQHLGRLCLTFSSLAMFAEGLNGRKYTPQPTSCSFVLRFLWVAELPLLLPTVHSGVVSVCFEGDSDGYINLVAYPYVENEALEQDDMPERDQPRRKHSRRSLHRSSSGTEHKEEKPGLASDSTESSIQEMKSPRVDLHIHSDVPFQMLDGNSGLSSEKISYNPWSLRCHKQQLSRMRSESKDRKLYKFLLLENVVHHFKLPCVLDLKMGTRQHGDDASEEKAARQMKKCEQSTSATLGVRVCGMQVYQLDTGHYLCRNKYYGRGLSIEGFRNALYQYLHNGIELRKDLFEPVLAKLRSLKAVLERQASYRFYSSSLLIIYDGKDSRAGMFVERRPEMRLKRVDSSLPESLQDGGSMEPSSSAQPKVDVRMIDFAHSTFKGFRDDPTVHDGPDMGYVFGLESLINIMEQMREENQ, encoded by the exons ATGCTTTGCCCCCCTCAACATCTTGGTAGACTGTGCTTGACTTTCTCCAGTTTGGCGATGTTTGCTGAAGGACTGAACGGAAGGAAATACACCCCTCAGCCTACCAGCTGCTCTTTTGTCCTTCGTTTCCTGTGGGTGGCAGAgcttcccctgctgctgccgaCTGTTCACTCAG GTGTGGTATCTGTCTGTTTTGAGGGGGACAGCGACGGCTACATTAACCTGGTGGCCTATCCCTACGTGGAGAATGAGGCTCTGGAGCAGGATGATATGCCAGAGAGGGACCAGCCACGACGCAAGCACTCACGTCGGAGCCTTCACAGATCAAGCAGCGGCACCGAGCACAAGGAGGAAAAGCCTGGCCTGGCCAGTGACAGCACTGAAAG CAGCATCCAGGAAATGAAGAGTCCCAGGGTGGACTTGCACATCCATTCAGATGTTCCATTTCAGATGTTGGACGGGAACAGCGGTCTGAGCTCTGAAAAGATCAGCTATAACCCCTGGAGCCTGCGCTGTCataagcagcagctgagccGCATGCGATCAGAGTCCAAGGACCGAAAACTCTACA AGTTCCTTTTGCTGGAGAACGTGGTGCATCACTTCAAACTTCCCTGTGTACTTGATCTGAAGATGGGGACCAGGCAGCATGGAGATGATGCATCTGAGGAGAAGGCCGCTCGGCAGATGAAGAAGTGTGAACAGAGCACTTCGGCCACCTTGGGTGTGCGCGTGTGTGGGATGCAG GTCTATCAGCTGGATACAGGGCATTACTTATGCAGGAATAAATACTATGGACGCGGTCTTTCCATTGAGGGCTTCCGCAATGCCCTCTACCAGTATCTCCACAATGGCATTGAGCTGCGCAAGGACCTCTTTGAGCCTGTCCTCGCCAAACTGCGAAGCCTGAAGGCGGTTTTGGAGAGACAGGCCTCCTACCGCTTCTACTCCAGCTCCCTTCTCATCATTTACGATGGGAAggacagcagggcagggatgtTTGTGGAGCGCCGGCCAGAGATGCGCCTGAAGCGGGTTGACAGCTCTCTCCCAGAGAGCCTTCAGGATGGTGGCAGCATGGAGCCCAGCTCCTCAGCCCAGCCTAAGGTGGACGTGCGTATGATTGACTTTGCACATAGCACGTTCAAAGGCTTTCGCGATGACCCCACTGTGCATGACGGACCTGACATGGGTTATGTGTTCGGGCTGGAAAGCCTTATCAACATCATGGAACAGATGCGTGAGGAAAACCAGTAG
- the IP6K1 gene encoding inositol hexakisphosphate kinase 1 isoform X2, whose translation MCVCQTMEVGKYGKNATRSGDRGVLLEPFIHQVGGHSSMMRYDDHTVCKPLITREQRFYESLPPEMKEFTPEYKGVVSVCFEGDSDGYINLVAYPYVENEALEQDDMPERDQPRRKHSRRSLHRSSSGTEHKEEKPGLASDSTESIQEMKSPRVDLHIHSDVPFQMLDGNSGLSSEKISYNPWSLRCHKQQLSRMRSESKDRKLYKFLLLENVVHHFKLPCVLDLKMGTRQHGDDASEEKAARQMKKCEQSTSATLGVRVCGMQVYQLDTGHYLCRNKYYGRGLSIEGFRNALYQYLHNGIELRKDLFEPVLAKLRSLKAVLERQASYRFYSSSLLIIYDGKDSRAGMFVERRPEMRLKRVDSSLPESLQDGGSMEPSSSAQPKVDVRMIDFAHSTFKGFRDDPTVHDGPDMGYVFGLESLINIMEQMREENQ comes from the exons ATGTGTGTTTGTCAAACCATGGAAGTGGGCAAGTATGGCAAGAATGCCACTCGATCCGGAGACCGGGGGGTCCTGCTGGAGCCTTTCATTCACCAGGTGGGCGGCCACAGCAGCATGATGCGCTATGACGACCACACTGTCTGCAAGCCCCTCATTACCAGAGAACAGCGCTTCTATGAATCTCTGCCCCCAGAAATGAAGGAGTTCACACCTGAGTACAAAG GTGTGGTATCTGTCTGTTTTGAGGGGGACAGCGACGGCTACATTAACCTGGTGGCCTATCCCTACGTGGAGAATGAGGCTCTGGAGCAGGATGATATGCCAGAGAGGGACCAGCCACGACGCAAGCACTCACGTCGGAGCCTTCACAGATCAAGCAGCGGCACCGAGCACAAGGAGGAAAAGCCTGGCCTGGCCAGTGACAGCACTGAAAG CATCCAGGAAATGAAGAGTCCCAGGGTGGACTTGCACATCCATTCAGATGTTCCATTTCAGATGTTGGACGGGAACAGCGGTCTGAGCTCTGAAAAGATCAGCTATAACCCCTGGAGCCTGCGCTGTCataagcagcagctgagccGCATGCGATCAGAGTCCAAGGACCGAAAACTCTACA AGTTCCTTTTGCTGGAGAACGTGGTGCATCACTTCAAACTTCCCTGTGTACTTGATCTGAAGATGGGGACCAGGCAGCATGGAGATGATGCATCTGAGGAGAAGGCCGCTCGGCAGATGAAGAAGTGTGAACAGAGCACTTCGGCCACCTTGGGTGTGCGCGTGTGTGGGATGCAG GTCTATCAGCTGGATACAGGGCATTACTTATGCAGGAATAAATACTATGGACGCGGTCTTTCCATTGAGGGCTTCCGCAATGCCCTCTACCAGTATCTCCACAATGGCATTGAGCTGCGCAAGGACCTCTTTGAGCCTGTCCTCGCCAAACTGCGAAGCCTGAAGGCGGTTTTGGAGAGACAGGCCTCCTACCGCTTCTACTCCAGCTCCCTTCTCATCATTTACGATGGGAAggacagcagggcagggatgtTTGTGGAGCGCCGGCCAGAGATGCGCCTGAAGCGGGTTGACAGCTCTCTCCCAGAGAGCCTTCAGGATGGTGGCAGCATGGAGCCCAGCTCCTCAGCCCAGCCTAAGGTGGACGTGCGTATGATTGACTTTGCACATAGCACGTTCAAAGGCTTTCGCGATGACCCCACTGTGCATGACGGACCTGACATGGGTTATGTGTTCGGGCTGGAAAGCCTTATCAACATCATGGAACAGATGCGTGAGGAAAACCAGTAG
- the GMPPB gene encoding mannose-1-phosphate guanyltransferase beta codes for MRALILVGGFGTRLRPLTLSRPKPLVEFCNKALLLHQLEALRQAGVSHVVLAVSYMSEALEAAMREQEQRLGIRISLSHEKEPLGTAGPLALARDLLAEGGEPFFVLNSDVICEFPFAALARFHRQHGGEGSLVVTRVEEPAKYGVVVSEADTGRICRFVEKPRVFVSNKINAGLYIFSPGILQRIQLRPTSIEKEIFPAMAQEGQLYAMELQGFWMDIGQPKDFLTGMCMYLQALRAQHPEKLHSGPGVVGNVLVDPSAKIGANCVIGPNVTIGAGVVVEDGVRIKRCTVLKGARIRSHSWLESCIVGWSCSVGQWVRMENVTVLGEDVIVNDELYLNGANVLPHKSIAESVPEPRIIM; via the exons atGCGGGCGCTGATCCTGGTGGGCGGCTTCGGGACGCGGCTGCGGCCGCTGACCCTGAGCCGGCCGAAGCCGCTGGTGGAGTTCTGCAACAAggcgctgctgctgcaccagctggAGGCCCTCCGGCAG GCGGGGGTCAGCCATGTGGTGCTGGCGGTGAGCTACATGTCGGAGGCGCTGGAGGCCGCCAtgcgggagcaggagcagcGG CTCGGCATCCGCATCTCCCTGTCCCACGAGAAGGAGCCGCTGGGCACAG CGGGGCCGCTGGCGCTGGCACGGGACCTGCTGGCCGAGGGCGGGGAGCCCTTCTTTGTCCTCAACAGCGACGTGATCTGCGAGTTCCCCTTCGCGGCGCTGGCCCGTTTCCACCGGCAGCACGGCGGCGAGGGCTCACTGGTGGTGACCCGTGTGGAGGAGCCGGCCAAGTACGGTGTGGTGGTGAGCGAGGCCGACACTGGACGCATCTGCCGCTTTGTGGAGAAGCCACGTGTCTTTGTGTCCAACAAGATCAATGCCGGGCTCTACATCTTCAGCCCTGGCATCCTGCAACGCATCCAG CTGCGCCCCACCTCCATCGAGAAGGAGATCTTCCCAGCCATGGCGCAGGAGGGGCAGCTCTATGCCATGGAGCTGCAGG GCTTCTGGATGGACATCGGGCAGCCAAAGGACTTCCTTACGGGCATGTGCATGTACCTGCAGGCGCTGCGGGCTCAGCACCCCGAGAAGTTGCACTCGGGGCCTGGTGTCGTAGGGAATGTGCTGGTG GACCCCAGCGCCAAGATCGGGGCAAACTGCGTCATTGGCCCCAACGTGACAATTGGGGCCGGCGTGGTGGTGGAGGATGGAGTGCGCATCAAACGCTGCACCGTGCTGAAGGGGGCCCGCATCCGCTCCCACTCCTGGCTGGAGTCCTGCATCgtgggctggagctgctccgTGGGGCAGTGG GTGCGCATGGAGAATGTGACAGTGCTGGGCGAGGATGTCATTGTCAACGACGAGCTCTACCTCAATGGGGCCAATGTGCTGCCACACAAGTCCATCGCCGAGTCTGTGCCAGAGCCGCGCATCATCATGTAG
- the IP6K1 gene encoding inositol hexakisphosphate kinase 1 isoform X5, whose translation MPERDQPRRKHSRRSLHRSSSGTEHKEEKPGLASDSTESSIQEMKSPRVDLHIHSDVPFQMLDGNSGLSSEKISYNPWSLRCHKQQLSRMRSESKDRKLYKFLLLENVVHHFKLPCVLDLKMGTRQHGDDASEEKAARQMKKCEQSTSATLGVRVCGMQVYQLDTGHYLCRNKYYGRGLSIEGFRNALYQYLHNGIELRKDLFEPVLAKLRSLKAVLERQASYRFYSSSLLIIYDGKDSRAGMFVERRPEMRLKRVDSSLPESLQDGGSMEPSSSAQPKVDVRMIDFAHSTFKGFRDDPTVHDGPDMGYVFGLESLINIMEQMREENQ comes from the exons ATGCCAGAGAGGGACCAGCCACGACGCAAGCACTCACGTCGGAGCCTTCACAGATCAAGCAGCGGCACCGAGCACAAGGAGGAAAAGCCTGGCCTGGCCAGTGACAGCACTGAAAG CAGCATCCAGGAAATGAAGAGTCCCAGGGTGGACTTGCACATCCATTCAGATGTTCCATTTCAGATGTTGGACGGGAACAGCGGTCTGAGCTCTGAAAAGATCAGCTATAACCCCTGGAGCCTGCGCTGTCataagcagcagctgagccGCATGCGATCAGAGTCCAAGGACCGAAAACTCTACA AGTTCCTTTTGCTGGAGAACGTGGTGCATCACTTCAAACTTCCCTGTGTACTTGATCTGAAGATGGGGACCAGGCAGCATGGAGATGATGCATCTGAGGAGAAGGCCGCTCGGCAGATGAAGAAGTGTGAACAGAGCACTTCGGCCACCTTGGGTGTGCGCGTGTGTGGGATGCAG GTCTATCAGCTGGATACAGGGCATTACTTATGCAGGAATAAATACTATGGACGCGGTCTTTCCATTGAGGGCTTCCGCAATGCCCTCTACCAGTATCTCCACAATGGCATTGAGCTGCGCAAGGACCTCTTTGAGCCTGTCCTCGCCAAACTGCGAAGCCTGAAGGCGGTTTTGGAGAGACAGGCCTCCTACCGCTTCTACTCCAGCTCCCTTCTCATCATTTACGATGGGAAggacagcagggcagggatgtTTGTGGAGCGCCGGCCAGAGATGCGCCTGAAGCGGGTTGACAGCTCTCTCCCAGAGAGCCTTCAGGATGGTGGCAGCATGGAGCCCAGCTCCTCAGCCCAGCCTAAGGTGGACGTGCGTATGATTGACTTTGCACATAGCACGTTCAAAGGCTTTCGCGATGACCCCACTGTGCATGACGGACCTGACATGGGTTATGTGTTCGGGCTGGAAAGCCTTATCAACATCATGGAACAGATGCGTGAGGAAAACCAGTAG
- the AMIGO3 gene encoding amphoterin-induced protein 3, with protein sequence MSPPVPADPLWLRVAKLLLLLQLCSHGCAPRTSPPPHSCPQACICTSDLLSCSRQMLQHVPRVLPPTATTLDLSHNALTQLHDRWLAALPHLEALYISHNQIKDLSPQAFHNASYLRHLDMSSNHLRAIETHYFDTLVSLEELLLYNNHIKRVDENAFTKLSGLRKVYLSWNNLTTFPFHSVHGLGNYSLRTLDLSSNSLSSIPVEELAALPENVRNGLYLHNNPIRCSCPLYLMLQRWKQRGFSSVKDFFEEHTCKVSDNVPRSLIKFLKYSHMFENCSAGPEDVHPLPFPVMVGQTVLLTCNTSLPATATTYMWISPHHEPIKHPGNRNRSLEVYRNGSLKIAVAKPWHSGVYVGLAINSPRNFSRLCEVNVTVHYPKPDGETFSTGLTTLLGCIVSLLLVLIYLYLTPCRCLSCCKKPAPLSPPQECSAQSSILSTTPPATDGPNRKVNSNKHVVFLEPIRETQNGKIRLALGEDFPDPKHPKVLQLKSDSDSVSSVFSDTPIVS encoded by the coding sequence ATGTCCCCGCCGGTGCCTGCAGACCCGCTCTGGCTGCGGGTGGcgaagctgctgctgctgctccagctgtgcagcCACGGCTGTGCGCCCCGCACCTCCCCGCCgccccacagctgcccccaggCCTGCATCTGCACCTCCGacctgctgagctgcagccggcagatgctgcagcatgTGCCCCGGGTGCTGCCACCCACCGCCACCACGCTGGACCTCAGCCACAACGCCCTCACCCAGCTCCACGACCGCTGGCTGGCTGCCCTCCCGCACCTCGAGGCCCTCTACATCAGCCACAACCAGATTAAGGACCTTTCTCCACAGGCTTTCCACAATGCCTCCTACCTGCGGCACCTTGACATGTCCTCCAACCACCTGCGTGCCATCGAGACACACTACTTCGACACGCTGGTGAGcttggaggagctgctgctctaCAATAACCACATTAAGAGAGTGGATGAAAATGCCTTCACCAAGCTGAGCGGCCTGCGGAAAGTCTACCTGAGCTGGAACAACCTGACCACCTTCCCCTTCCACTCGGTGCATGGGCTGGGCAACTACAGCCTCCGCACGCTGGACCTCTCCTCCAACAGCCTGAGCAGCATCCCTGTGGAGGAGCTGGCGGCTCTGCCCGAAAATGTCAGGAATGGCTTGTACCTGCACAACAACCCCATCAGGTGCAGCTGCCCGCTCTACCTGATGCTCCAGCGCTGGAAGCAGCGAGGTTTCAGCTCTGTGAAGGATTTCTTTGAGGAACACACCTGCAAGGTGTCTGACAATGTGCCCCGGTCCCTGATCAAGTTCCTCAAATACAGCCACATGTTTGAGAACTGCTCAGCGGGCCCTGAAGATGTGCACCCCTTGCCCTTCCCCGTGATGGTGGGCCAGACCGTCCTGCTCACCTGCAATACCAGcctgccagccacagccaccacctACATGTGGATCTCCCCTCACCACGAGCCCATCAAACACCCGGGGAACAGGAACCGCTCCTTGGAGGTCTACCGCAATGGCAGCCTGAAGATCGCAGTGGCCAAGCCCTGGCACTCAGGGGTCTACGTAGGCTTGGCCATCAACAGCCCCCGCAATTTCAGCAGGCTGTGTGAAGTCAACGTCACAGTTCACTACCCCAAGCCAGATGGGGAGACCTTCAGCACCGGCCTCACAACGCTGCTGGGGTGCATTGTGAGCCTGCTGCTTGTGCTCATATACTTGTACCTCACGCCCTGCCgctgcctgagctgctgcaaGAAGCCAGCTCCTCTCAGCCCGCCACAGGAGTGCAGCGCCCAGTCCTCCATCCTCAGCACCACTCCCCCTGCCACGGATGGGCCAAACCGAAAGGTCAACTCCAACAAGCATGTGGTCTTCCTCGAGCCCATCAGGGAGACGCAGAATGGCAAGATCCGCCTAGCCCTCGGTGAGGACTTCCCTGACCCCAAGCACCCCAAGGTCCTGCAGCTCAAGTCAGACTCAGATTCAGTCAGCTCCGTCTTTTCAGACACCCCGATTGTGTCAtag
- the IP6K1 gene encoding inositol hexakisphosphate kinase 1 isoform X1 — protein sequence MCVCQTMEVGKYGKNATRSGDRGVLLEPFIHQVGGHSSMMRYDDHTVCKPLITREQRFYESLPPEMKEFTPEYKGVVSVCFEGDSDGYINLVAYPYVENEALEQDDMPERDQPRRKHSRRSLHRSSSGTEHKEEKPGLASDSTESSIQEMKSPRVDLHIHSDVPFQMLDGNSGLSSEKISYNPWSLRCHKQQLSRMRSESKDRKLYKFLLLENVVHHFKLPCVLDLKMGTRQHGDDASEEKAARQMKKCEQSTSATLGVRVCGMQVYQLDTGHYLCRNKYYGRGLSIEGFRNALYQYLHNGIELRKDLFEPVLAKLRSLKAVLERQASYRFYSSSLLIIYDGKDSRAGMFVERRPEMRLKRVDSSLPESLQDGGSMEPSSSAQPKVDVRMIDFAHSTFKGFRDDPTVHDGPDMGYVFGLESLINIMEQMREENQ from the exons ATGTGTGTTTGTCAAACCATGGAAGTGGGCAAGTATGGCAAGAATGCCACTCGATCCGGAGACCGGGGGGTCCTGCTGGAGCCTTTCATTCACCAGGTGGGCGGCCACAGCAGCATGATGCGCTATGACGACCACACTGTCTGCAAGCCCCTCATTACCAGAGAACAGCGCTTCTATGAATCTCTGCCCCCAGAAATGAAGGAGTTCACACCTGAGTACAAAG GTGTGGTATCTGTCTGTTTTGAGGGGGACAGCGACGGCTACATTAACCTGGTGGCCTATCCCTACGTGGAGAATGAGGCTCTGGAGCAGGATGATATGCCAGAGAGGGACCAGCCACGACGCAAGCACTCACGTCGGAGCCTTCACAGATCAAGCAGCGGCACCGAGCACAAGGAGGAAAAGCCTGGCCTGGCCAGTGACAGCACTGAAAG CAGCATCCAGGAAATGAAGAGTCCCAGGGTGGACTTGCACATCCATTCAGATGTTCCATTTCAGATGTTGGACGGGAACAGCGGTCTGAGCTCTGAAAAGATCAGCTATAACCCCTGGAGCCTGCGCTGTCataagcagcagctgagccGCATGCGATCAGAGTCCAAGGACCGAAAACTCTACA AGTTCCTTTTGCTGGAGAACGTGGTGCATCACTTCAAACTTCCCTGTGTACTTGATCTGAAGATGGGGACCAGGCAGCATGGAGATGATGCATCTGAGGAGAAGGCCGCTCGGCAGATGAAGAAGTGTGAACAGAGCACTTCGGCCACCTTGGGTGTGCGCGTGTGTGGGATGCAG GTCTATCAGCTGGATACAGGGCATTACTTATGCAGGAATAAATACTATGGACGCGGTCTTTCCATTGAGGGCTTCCGCAATGCCCTCTACCAGTATCTCCACAATGGCATTGAGCTGCGCAAGGACCTCTTTGAGCCTGTCCTCGCCAAACTGCGAAGCCTGAAGGCGGTTTTGGAGAGACAGGCCTCCTACCGCTTCTACTCCAGCTCCCTTCTCATCATTTACGATGGGAAggacagcagggcagggatgtTTGTGGAGCGCCGGCCAGAGATGCGCCTGAAGCGGGTTGACAGCTCTCTCCCAGAGAGCCTTCAGGATGGTGGCAGCATGGAGCCCAGCTCCTCAGCCCAGCCTAAGGTGGACGTGCGTATGATTGACTTTGCACATAGCACGTTCAAAGGCTTTCGCGATGACCCCACTGTGCATGACGGACCTGACATGGGTTATGTGTTCGGGCTGGAAAGCCTTATCAACATCATGGAACAGATGCGTGAGGAAAACCAGTAG